The genomic stretch ttctaaTCGAATGAAACAGTTACGTACTACTGGCAATATAAGGACCGTCAAGTTCCttaaattaaaacaaaagagtaaaattattacaaaaccAGTATTCATGCAAATGCGAAATGAATTGGTATTAGAATATCAAAGGAAGTATAGTTTATATAACATGAAGTtataaaagaagaaatgaGTGACAGAAATAATGTGTATATAGAAAGTGGTGTCATGTTGAACAAGCAAAGGAAGTGCGCGCGTGAACATGTTGTAGCCATAAGATAGTTTTTGCCTGTTGAATTGTGTCTattctatatttatatttgataataattatttctacatACTTCATTACTACACATAGTGCGgatcgttattttattttttgtttaatttttttttaataaagttAATAGTTAAAACtatttataaattcttttcATGACGGAGGTGGCAATAAACTCGAGCTATAAACTGGTGTTTTGGGAAACAATACTTGTTATATCGACACACGGTAAATGAGTATTATtcattaatcaattaattttattccaagtGAAAATGGTGGCTACAAGCAGCTATTTATTAAACTTATTGTACAACAAAATATGATTAACAAACGGAGCTCCGAATAGATTCGTTTGCACTCATATTTAAGTTCGATACCTGTAAAGACGTACatatttgaagagaaaatagatccatcgtttaaaaaatgtgtatgAAAGAATTGAAgggagaggggaggggggggggggataatGCCAGTGATGACAATATTAAGGcaaaattatgtgaaaataaattgatattcaaaGAGCTTAAATACAACAGACTGTACTgacaattatattatatctttACAAACTAATATAAACATTAGATACcaatacgaaataaaaatggagTAAATGCTATAATGTTGAACAGACAATATTATAGTATAATATCATAGATACTCACGTATAGTATTCCTTGTCGATATCAAAAATTGACATTctggaagaaagaaaaacaacaaactccacaaaaatatttagagcCACATAATGTATGCGATAAGAATGATGAAATACAGAACCCATAAATGaccataaaaatattccattcttaaaataatactaataacaAGACGATTCTAGTAAATATATAGAGTAGTTTTATACTTACGATACGAACAATTATTAATGCAAATAAAGCACGTTTTAAGAAGTGTAGTCTTTCCCTATGTTACTTATGTTAAGATTTCGTtagtaatttcaaaattattgtatcCTGTACACCCTACCTCTTGTGTAATTTTACATACAATTATGATTCTAACTTTCACATTATTAATCTTATCAAATTCTTTGGTAAGCTCAAAGCAAAATGTGCAGAGTGTAATTTTAGTCTCCTGAAAGTGATGAACAAATTACTGAACACCCAAACAATTTTAACAATGTAGGATATTGCTTGTTACGAATTTCGGACATTATCATAGCTCGAATGGCGTGTAAACGTTGAATGCAGATAATACCACTTCAAATGTTTCTCTAACTTCCAAAGGAAGCAGTCGCGCGTGTGCTGTGACGTATTTAAAAATGTGGGAAATATTAGCTCTGAcaagatttgaaaatgaacggtcatttttataaacaatttcaCTTTAGCTCTTTTGTCCATGTTTGTGctggaatttaaatgtttacACTTCGCATGAAATATGGTTCGTTTTCAATTACAATAAGGTGGCCAATCATTTCCACTAACctgtcaaatattttatttgtacCTGTCAGATTGACACGTCTTACTTTGATGATGGTAAAAGACACATCGATGTCATACTAGTATACAAAGTACATTCGCACGAGGAGCCGCAAAAGCAGAAATGGCGAGACacattttttaccaatatTATGCTAGAAATGGGATTAGAGACTGAGCTAACTCTCGCAACGGTAGCTACTTACCTGAACTCAATCACGAAATGACATTGACTATCAATTTGCCTTTTCATCATAATATGCTAATTTTTGTCACATAtatcaagaaaaatatttaatacttTGTATTTATAAGTACACTGGAATACTTTCATCCCTAAAAACATAACACTTACAGAGTTTGCTACTGTACCAGAAGAACAAATTACAaatgagattttattttatagaaTCCTGAAAGCGGATTAatctttgtaaaaattcatgcACCATACAAGGAGTTGGTGAGGCATGCTAATTTACTGGAAATCAAACCAACTCCAAATAACATTATGGAGCAGACATACCGTACCCATTGGTTGGATAAGTGGCTCCCAATTGGTTTTCCTAAACTAGAACAATGCACCGAGTACCtccgaaaaatttatacaaatgaGATCATCAATGGACTGTACTTATATCAATAGTTATCTAAACCTTCCTTCTGATTGAATCATTTAATTTCCTACCTAGCCATAATTTAATGAACAAGAAGCtttttagtttttgtttttttgaacTCTGACTTCTTTGAGCATAAATAATATAACTGGTATTCACtacgaaaattaatttacaaaatatctgTGCCTACTCAGTAGTAAATGGGAAAAACATGCTTATACAACGGCAGATCGAGCAATTATCATCTGGGAGATAATGTGGAGAACGAAATTTGGTCCTGAACCATACCAAAGTGGTTTGCTAAAGCTACTGCATGAAGAAGTATTTTTAACTGTATATCCACTACATGATGGATACGTGGATGCACGGAAGAATGAAGTACCCACCCATCGCCAAGTTTGTATTCATTATTTTACACTATGTGTGTATCTTCATTCTTCACATTATGTGTCACATGGTTTGCTCTGGATGCGGATATTTTCCAACAAGTCTACTTATCTAgttcatcattttcatttgcTACACACCGTCAGATTctcttggaaattttttcaaaaatcatgtAGTCAACAATATAGTCAACTATATGATTTTTAATCTGGTATGTCCAATGATTCGTACTTTTATAATGTTTTATGCGACTTCTTAGgtgttttatcaaatttacgAGAGAACTCATGTAATCAATTGCACGctgaattctttcaaaacaTTACATGATTtaacacaaaaattttaagtagGGTCATGAGAATAACATTGTCTGGAATAGTGAGTTCAATGATTTTAAGTTGACAATATTATtggacaaataaaaatttttgacgtgGGTAGGGTAAGAAAAGATATGTATATgacaaatttataatttcatggcatgaaattccatttcacatgcttacatttttaaacttttattaccatatttgaaaatgaattattcacaTTGTATCTCATCAACAGATTCTGTATCATGAGTGGGGCAGTCCTAAGGCGACATTTAAATATCAACcattgaatttaatttgcCTCTACTTTGGTTGCGAAGTTGGTCTTTACTTCACTTGGCTGGCGTTTTACAATCGAATGCTGCTATTTCCAACTGTTGTAGGAATTGCCACATTCATTTTTGGAGTTACTACTTTACATGGAAGTAACTCATTTGTGTAAGACTATGCCatcatgaaaatattaaattaatgaaatcgGATTACCTAATAACTGTTCCtatttaaaattaacaaacaacTCGTTTACATACAGAGATGAGTTGTGTTCAAGTGTGGAAAAAATGTGTGGACGGTGTCCGGACGAAAACCACTGTTCTGCATACAAAATATCTGACTCTTGTTCGTACACAAAAATTTCGCATATCGCTGATAACAATATGACAGTTTTTTATTCAGCATTTATGGCATTATGGGGTATAGAGATCAAATCAATCATGTCGATATACTGTTCTAAGTTGCGTcgttttttatacattattacaATAAACATATCATTGATGGGTCAATTTCAATAGCAACAATCTTCAACAAAATGTGGAAGCGAAAGTTATCAATTTTAAGTTGGTACTGGAATCTTCGTGACACAATAATAGACCACGACATTCGACCACAGTTTGAAAAAGCAGCAACCAAGTATCGGTATAATTCACTGACAAAAAAGGTTCATCTGGAGCATGATGCATTTCGTAAGACCTGGCAAATAGCGTTATCTGTCAGCCTCATCATGGTACTGGTACGTATGACAAGATAATTCAttactagattttttttcagagctGAGCAATCACTCTAGAATTtcctgaaaatgaaaaggtCTAAGGTATATAACATTTACTTGTACTTCTAAATATCCTTTCATGTTTCAGACAGTTACGGCATGTTCAATATACTTTGGCGTTGTTCTTTTGAgaacaacaataacaaactTTTTGAGAGTTAGCCACAACCAAATCCTTCGCTGGAACAGTTCAATAATAGCAATTGTTATtgcttcatttttaaatttgatctTCATATTGGCACTGGAATTTGTAAGTACAGATTTGGACTCCCTGTAACGTGATAAAAGACATTTCAACGTTgatctgaattttttgtttttacaggTATATCAAAAGCTAGCTTTAATCTTGACTGATTTAGAGAATCCTAGAACACGTGCAGAGTATAGCAAGAGTTACACTATAAAAATCTATATTCTGTCATTTATTAATTACTACTCTGCATTAGTGTACGTAGCATTCTTCAAAGGGAAGTTTTACACACATCCTGGCGATCATGGACGCTGGAATCTTATGTCTGGTATTGCTATGCAGCAATGTGATCCAGCAGGTTGTTTAAGCGAACTTTCAATACAGTTAGCAATTATTATGTGTGGAAAGCAAGTGTTTATGAATATTGTCGAAATACTTGTTCCAAAAGTTCAACATTGGTTCAGGGGAAAGATGaacaaatttgcaaatttgcCACGTTGGGAAGAAGACTACTTGCTTAAAGAAAATGGACAATTCACTTTGTATGCAGAGGTACATGAAATGGGTAAGAAATTAGCAACCTATTGAAAGTTATCATGACAGTAagataattaacaaaaaaaaaaataatttagtgCTACAATACGGATTTGTAACTTTATTCGTATCAACATTTCCTCTGGCACCAATGTTCGCATTGATAAACAACATATTTGAAGTACGAATTGATGCACAGAAGATGTTGTGTGACCTTAGAAGACCTTTTCCGCGTAGAGTGACAAATTTGGGTGCATGGGAAGATATTTTGCAAGGAGTGACCTATACCGCAGTTGTATTTAATGCGagtaaaaattatcattctcCAAGTTTACTATAaatgcaataataatattgaaattattctgtATCTCTCAGGGTTTAATTATAGGATTTACTAGTGATTTCGTACCAAAATTGCTCTATAAAATGGAACATGGTAGCCTAACGGGCTATGTAAATGACTCACTGTCAATATTTGCAACTAAACATTACAAATCAACTTTAAAACCGGACACGTGTAGATATGTCGGTTACCGCTATCCACCGGATCATCCACTAGCATATGAATTAACACCGCAATACTGGTACATACTATGTTGGCAATTCATATTTCTCGCAATATTCGAGGTAAGTTTCAATACCCTCAAACCCACCAAATAGTTTACGATTGTACAGTTTTGTAAACTTGTCGTTTGCTAGGAATTAGCACAAGTAaattaaagttgaaatttaaatcataAAACTGAAAGTTATCTCAATGTAAGGTGAGTGTTAAGCGCTTACACGTTTTTTCGGAATAATGAGAAATCGTAACTGGCACACACAATTTCAGCTTTTTCTAGCCTTAAACAGAAACTACGTTCTACTGTAAATTGGTACTGAAACAGGTACTTTTTCCTTTCTGTTTAGCATTTCGTATTTGGTGTAACAAAGTTCATATCCTACATAGTGCCGAATATGCCACAATACATTAAAGAAAAAGTTCAAGCAGACCAAGAATTTATACGCACATTAAGGGATCGTAccattgaaaatgaataatatgtactacgatcaattattataaaaaaactgttatacTTGTACATAATTACGATaaaagaatttgaatataACTGCGCATAACAACTGTAAATTGGTGATTTAGCACAAAATTTCCGCGActtattgaaaatatgagtAAAAGTTTAATatgttttcatacaaatataaatacaatcTTTTTATCTACTATATCAGGACAATTTGAGATTCCATTACTACAATAAGTATTTGCGctcatatttattcgtattTTGTGTATTTATAACCCGTGAATGTGCTAATCGACTATGATGCCTTCCCTTTCTGAATAACTAATGTGTATTACAAGTTGATTGTATGTTTCACCTAAAAGATAttacagttaaaaaaaaattattctatgGATATCTATGATGCAAATGTCGTTGATATTAAAGCTTTGATAATAATGTCCATTTATGGcaaataaatactttttctttgttgaGTACAGGAATAAAGTCCAAATACACTTCAGTATAACTTAATATTCATTACTTAGACGCTATATGAAGCATTTCGGTAACGTCCACAATCTTTTCTCTTGGTTTCCCAACAATTTTTCCTCTCTGCTGTTCCACTTGGTCTATTTTTTCCCAGTCTTCGTACGTGACAATTTGTACTTTATTTCGAGTTAAAACAGATGAGACTTCAGTCCACCCTGGTTTTCTCTCTTCTACTTTCAACTCCGTGCATATTCGATTGGCAACTTCAAAAGCATTCGTCATGGTGGACAATATTACTCCTACAGGACCAATTGCCACCCAACCTGTAGCATAGAAGTTTTCTGCTACCTTACCATGTTGGGCTAGGACTCGGCCATTCTTTGAATCGAACAGAATGTCAGGATCAACTTGAACCGACTTATAGCCTATGCATCTTAGTGCTAAGCCACACTTAATATCCTCAAAACTGTTTGTACTTCTTGCAATAAGGCCAGTTGTGTTATCGCCACTTAACTCATTTAtgcataatttcaaattttctacagCATTTGTGCCTTGAAATTCAACAGGACCTCGGAAAAATATAGGAGCTAACACGTTTTTACAATTGGATTTGGTCGCAGGAGTTTCATCCAAAGACTTGAGCATCAACTCAGTTAAACGCTTCCGTGGCCGTGCTAATTTTGGTAAGTGATCTCTCACGCCATAAAAATCAGCACTGCGCCATTGTGTACTACAGTTTTCAAGTTTAATCAATTCACGAAGTTCCTTTATAGTAAAAGCAGCTTGCAGAGGTCCACGACGTCCAATTAACCAGACCTTACGCACTTTGCTATGCGATAGCTGTTCCAGTGCATGTGCCGTAATATCTGTGTTCTGTAATTAAAATCaagtatttcaatttttcaagagTTAGTAATTTTATTGACTAACCATAGTCTTGTATTTTTTCGTGTGTCATAACTAGTATCACAGATTTCATTTTAAAGGTGGTCAAAATATTGTAGTATTAAATGAGGATaagattatttcaattatgaTTAGTTTGTCACAATATTCATAATCTTGACAACATACCTTTAATTTGTCAATTGGAGTTAAGAGGATTCGAGCAATGTCCATAGCAACATTCCCTTGACCACAAATTACAGCTTCGTCAACATCCAAATCAATGTTCAAATCTTTGTCGACTGGTAGTCCGTTGTACCAGCCTACAAATCGACGTCCTGATATAACATTGTTTAAATTTTCGCCAGGTATATGCAACTCTCTATCTTGTTCTGCACCATATGCCTGTAATTTTAATTCGTATCTATTACCAAGCAAACAATACTGATTTCCATATTACATACAATAACATTGGTTCTTAGCACCCATTCATtggatgaatttttgataCTTCATATGAATAACTTTtatactaattgtaagtatttaCCAATATAATAACGTGGTAGGCGTCTCGCAATTGTTTTATTGTAACATCTTTCCCCACGTCAATATTTCCAAAGAAGTTAACATTTGGATTTTGTGCAGTTTTATGAAATGTGTGGATAACATTCTTTACTTCAGGATGATCAGGGGCAACGCCAAATCTTACCAGTCCAAATGGCACTGGTAATCTATCTAATATATCAACTCTTGCATCTTTCAATGTCTATATAATAGGATAACACGAAAAATTAGTCACAGATTAGCATCTagatcaaaaatattttgcaaatattcTTTAAGATCTTACTTTGTATCATATGTAAGATCAATACAGATCATAAATCTcaaaaatacacaaataatTTGTCACGTATTCAACATCAGCATCATGTACCTTAATCAAATGTTGAGTAGCATAAAAGCCAGCCGGACCAGCGCCGATAACACATATTTGTGGAGTAATTTTTTCGCTTGTAAAATGTCGGACACAATTATGCAACAGGTTACTCCTCATATTTCACTCAATATGTAGTCtaaaaagacgtttataattAGTTACATTAATTGATAATACGCCACCTTCACTACACTTAGAAACACTCGGTCTAATCTAGAGCAGTTAGAATGAGTAGCTGAAGAACTTTGAAGTATTACGCAACTATTTCAAGAAAACTAGGTATATTAACTGCTTTGCTACAGAAAGAGCTTTTGATTTTATCTTGGGCATCACCGGTAGAGTATACCACGTAAAAGTAACTTCAAATACGGGCATTTAGGTCAATGTACGATGAATAAAACATAAGTATGTATAGCATACTTATCTATCGATATGGAAACTTAGAGACCTACAAGGTATGTTAAAGAATATATCCTCAATGTCTCATTTATACTATTTATTCGTCAGATAAGTATATAATTCATAAATCGCATCAACGTATCCAGTTTGGATGAGTCACAAAATTCTTGcataaaatattacattgCTCTGTACAAATATTTCGAAGTTTATTTAACTGTGTCCAGTAATTCCCATTTGTGCTGAAAGGATCAGGACAAccatgtataattttattcaaaacttcCATATTATGGTGAAACTTTGAAAGACTCTGATTTTAGTCATTCATTTTTGAGAAATAAGTAAAAGATAATCACATGTATTGTATTATGTTAATGTGATGTATTACTTGATAACTTTTTTTGCACACATTCACCAATTCCTTTCACACAGTGCGCGATGGTCCAATGATTAGCGTCAACGATGTTGGGATAAAGATCGCTTTCTAAAAGTATGAAATTGGTAAGAAATTTGTAATAGAGTGTTTGACTTAATAAGAAAATTACTTAGGATGGATAAAGCTTTATTCTTACCACAAAGTTTTGTGACAGGTAAAACTGATAGTACAGATTCACCAGAGGCTTCAGCTTTAATCGTAGCATTGAGAACTTCTTTAAAACACTCCAATATACTTTTAGTGTATAAATTATGCTTCAATATAATTATGCAgccaaatttttcatccaatatCACACCGAGTGATTTAAATGTGTGGGCCAATATGTATAGAATTCCTACATTCAACTGAGTTAACAAAGAATAGCCAATCAAAACCAGACTGTCCCCTTCTAGTATGTTCTCCAGTTCTTTATTTATCTTGCTTAAactattgttattgttttgtGTAATTGATGGTTCAAAACCCAAATACTTATAATTCTTCGTATCACTTTCTAACACATttacaaagtttcgaatggaTTCTACTTGACTGCAGGGATGATCAATACCAAGTTTTTCCGATAGTTCAAAAACTCTgttacgaattttcaaaaactttccTGTACAGAATTTAGAACTCTGCACTTTCAGAAACAATTTTCCACAGCAGATTTGCAATGCATCCAAAGGTCCTGTGAACTACAATTATGTTTGAGTTAAACCGTTGACATCGTCGATACAATAATTACAcacgtaaatatatattaagaaTAGAATCTCACTGTAAACCACCGTGTCATTTCTCGAACTTGAATTGGAATTAGATTTTGACATAGCGATAAGAGAAGGCATTCTGGCTCTAGATTTTCCATTACTCGCCGTCTATTGTATGAGCCATCTGGTATTCTTGGATCCAAATTGATGGAATGGATGTGTGTCAGTTTAGTTTTTCCAACTACTTCTAAACTTTCATTTTCCAGTTTTCGAATACCATACGCTGATATGAATTTATTTGCAACAAggcgtttaatttttttagtttcaaaATCTAACTGTCCATTATCCTCGCCGCAATGATAGGCTTCTATATTCTTTAATATCACTTCACTCTGATAAGCTTTGAAGAATTCGCCGCATGAGATcatttgttggaaaaattcatcTGGTATATCCTCTTTACGGAACATTGATTTATCTGGACGTTtctcataatattttttcaatatgttcAAATAAGGAGCAATATAGCTTGGTCCTCGATAATCCAAGCATaccaaatatatttcagaatttccCTCTTTGCTGGTTACAGGCTTGTTTATAAATACTTGATGGAACAAACAGGAAATAAGGTAAACTAAGCACAATGAATCatgttcaaatattgtaaacatTTTCAGGAGTAGACTTCCGTGCTCGGATAGTAGCAAAAGGCCCGTGACTGCTTCGCAATAATGCAACGGTGCAACGGTTGATTCTTGCTCTCCAGGATCATTAGTACAATCTATACTGCCATCAGCTGTAACCAATAATACATCTCCTTTTTCTTGACACTTTTCAACCAGATTCATCATGTTTTTTAGATTCATCAGATTCCCAGTATAGTCACTGCCGAAGCACCAATGATTCAAGGAGGATATGATAAATCTATCGTCATTTATCATACAAGAAAGAGGGTTCCCTTCATAATATGGATTTAATGTCATAGCAGTCCAGTCCCATTGTACATTAGGTGCATTCAACCTTAACCAGTGATTTAGAGATGTAATGAAAGCACCAGGTGCCTCACACAGGTGAACTGACAAAAGTTTCTCAGCCTTTACAGCAGTGTTTGGTACCAATGGGAAACAAGATACATTTTCATAGAATTTACACCATGCCTGAGTCAGGAATTCCGGATCTATTTCATTACGGAGACGCCACTGCACATCTCCAGCTCTGTTTCTTCGGCTTGTGTGCTGATGCCACGTGGCGATGTCATAATCGTTTAACTTGTTTTTTATATCGTTTAGCTcccttttcaatatttgtagCCTATTTATATCCCATGGATTATCGGTAAACATTGTTTCTGGTTTAGGGATAATGAAGTTATCGTTTTCAattaagaattgttttttaaacaaactttCGACTAGCGGTTCAAAGGCTTTATCGCTTCTTGATCTTTTTTGCCAATGATTACGATTTGACGAAGTAAACGTCTTTGGTAATTCAGCGTTTGACATTTCATTCAAATGCCgcttttttccaaatatatcCTCCTTACTCCCCATTCTATTACCGAATCTACATTCGTTTTGCTCATACGACAGTCCATATAATGTTATGACCTGTAGTTTCTTCaggaaaattcaataaaaaaaatggtccTATCTTTTTCATACAGTACCGGCACATAAGTGAGATTTCAATAGAATAGAAGCACCGCAGGCTGTTTCGTATATTGGACTTTATACACagagttattttttatcaataaattaaGAGAAAAGCTCTCGTCTGTTAAatctttattcaaataatatatTCAGACAAAAAAACTGTACATACTTGACGATGTGAACAATTTAGATAGAAAAACACGTATTTTCTCACCTACGCAAATGAGAATACACTCAATTGATGGTATTGTTGCTTGTTTAACACCATGTGACCGTACAGCGTTATACTTGTGCTCTGCGCTCCTTGGGTGCGCTCTCACCAAATAATCAAATCCATGCTTGGGTAATCTCGGCCCTCGGTCGCTCAAATAAGCAACCACAGTCTCTTGCAGAGACCAGTCCGTTTGAGTTGGTCTGCCACGTCTGCCACAAAAACATAATGGTGAGTTACCGACATAAGCGTATATAGTAGATTTCTGCGATCTGTAGTGCCGGTGAGGTA from Neodiprion virginianus isolate iyNeoVirg1 chromosome 3, iyNeoVirg1.1, whole genome shotgun sequence encodes the following:
- the LOC124299980 gene encoding cap-specific mRNA (nucleoside-2'-O-)-methyltransferase 2 isoform X2, with the protein product MGSKEDIFGKKRHLNEMSNAELPKTFTSSNRNHWQKRSRSDKAFEPLVESLFKKQFLIENDNFIIPKPETMFTDNPWDINRLQILKRELNDIKNKLNDYDIATWHQHTSRRNRAGDVQWRLRNEIDPEFLTQAWCKFYENVSCFPLVPNTAVKAEKLLSVHLCEAPGAFITSLNHWLRLNAPNVQWDWTAMTLNPYYEGNPLSCMINDDRFIISSLNHWCFGSDYTGNLMNLKNMMNLVEKCQEKGDVLLVTADGSIDCTNDPGEQESTVAPLHYCEAVTGLLLLSEHGSLLLKMFTIFEHDSLCLVYLISCLFHQVFINKPVTSKEGNSEIYLVCLDYRGPSYIAPYLNILKKYYEKRPDKSMFRKEDIPDEFFQQMISCGEFFKAYQSEVILKNIEAYHCGEDNGQLDFETKKIKRLVANKFISAYGIRKLENESLEVVGKTKLTHIHSINLDPRIPDGSYNRRRVMENLEPECLLLSLCQNLIPIQVREMTRWFTFTGPLDALQICCGKLFLKVQSSKFCTGKFLKIRNRVFELSEKLGIDHPCSQVESIRNFVNVLESDTKNYKYLGFEPSITQNNNNSLSKINKELENILEGDSLVLIGYSLLTQLNVGILYILAHTFKSLGVILDEKFGCIIILKHNLYTKSILECFKEVLNATIKAEASGESVLSVLPVTKLCGKNKALSILSNFLIKSNTLLQISYQFHTFRKRSLSQHR
- the LOC124300008 gene encoding anoctamin-3-like; the protein is MDNSLCMQRYMKWGLIIGFTSDFVPKLLYKMEHGSLTGYVNDSLSIFATKHYKSTLKPDTCRYVGYRYPPDHPLAYELTPQYWYILCWQFIFLAIFEHFVFGVTKFISYIVPNMPQYIKEKVQADQEFIRTLRDRTIENE
- the LOC124299980 gene encoding cap-specific mRNA (nucleoside-2'-O-)-methyltransferase 2 isoform X1; the encoded protein is MGSKEDIFGKKRHLNEMSNAELPKTFTSSNRNHWQKRSRSDKAFEPLVESLFKKQFLIENDNFIIPKPETMFTDNPWDINRLQILKRELNDIKNKLNDYDIATWHQHTSRRNRAGDVQWRLRNEIDPEFLTQAWCKFYENVSCFPLVPNTAVKAEKLLSVHLCEAPGAFITSLNHWLRLNAPNVQWDWTAMTLNPYYEGNPLSCMINDDRFIISSLNHWCFGSDYTGNLMNLKNMMNLVEKCQEKGDVLLVTADGSIDCTNDPGEQESTVAPLHYCEAVTGLLLLSEHGSLLLKMFTIFEHDSLCLVYLISCLFHQVFINKPVTSKEGNSEIYLVCLDYRGPSYIAPYLNILKKYYEKRPDKSMFRKEDIPDEFFQQMISCGEFFKAYQSEVILKNIEAYHCGEDNGQLDFETKKIKRLVANKFISAYGIRKLENESLEVVGKTKLTHIHSINLDPRIPDGSYNRRRVMENLEPECLLLSLCQNLIPIQVREMTRWFTFTGPLDALQICCGKLFLKVQSSKFCTGKFLKIRNRVFELSEKLGIDHPCSQVESIRNFVNVLESDTKNYKYLGFEPSITQNNNNSLSKINKELENILEGDSLVLIGYSLLTQLNVGILYILAHTFKSLGVILDEKFGCIIILKHNLYTKSILECFKEVLNATIKAEASGESVLSVLPVTKLCESDLYPNIVDANHWTIAHCVKGIGECVQKKLSTQMGITGHS
- the LOC124299980 gene encoding NADPH:adrenodoxin oxidoreductase, mitochondrial isoform X3 yields the protein MRSNLLHNCVRHFTSEKITPQICVIGAGPAGFYATQHLIKTLKDARVDILDRLPVPFGLVRFGVAPDHPEVKNVIHTFHKTAQNPNVNFFGNIDVGKDVTIKQLRDAYHVIILAYGAEQDRELHIPGENLNNVISGRRFVGWYNGLPVDKDLNIDLDVDEAVICGQGNVAMDIARILLTPIDKLKNTDITAHALEQLSHSKVRKVWLIGRRGPLQAAFTIKELRELIKLENCSTQWRSADFYGVRDHLPKLARPRKRLTELMLKSLDETPATKSNCKNVLAPIFFRGPVEFQGTNAVENLKLCINELSGDNTTGLIARSTNSFEDIKCGLALRCIGYKSVQVDPDILFDSKNGRVLAQHGKVAENFYATGWVAIGPVGVILSTMTNAFEVANRICTELKVEERKPGWTEVSSVLTRNKVQIVTYEDWEKIDQVEQQRGKIVGKPREKIVDVTEMLHIASKESKSVLTNSSANMKIKFKNEAITIAIIELFQRRIWLWLTLKKKF